The Vibrio mangrovi genome includes a region encoding these proteins:
- a CDS encoding SDR family oxidoreductase, producing MKRIALITGSKGGIGSAISSQLVAEGFRVVATYYTGAYQCAVDWFNEKGFTEDQVRLLELDVTDTEQCAERLGLLLEEEGSVDVVINNAGITRDGVFKKMTAKNWKDVIDTNLNSVFNVTQPLFGAMCEKGYGRVINVSSVNGLKGQFGQTNYSAAKAGMIGFSKALAAEGARFGVTVNVIAPGYTATPMVEEMKPEVLESIVGQVPMKRLAKPEEIAQTVSFLVSDGAAYITGATLSVNGGLYMS from the coding sequence ATGAAAAGAATCGCTTTGATTACCGGCTCAAAAGGCGGTATTGGTTCTGCTATTTCTAGTCAGCTCGTCGCGGAAGGATTCCGTGTAGTCGCAACATATTATACCGGGGCATATCAATGTGCTGTCGATTGGTTTAACGAAAAGGGATTTACTGAAGATCAGGTTCGTTTACTTGAACTGGACGTGACTGATACTGAGCAGTGCGCAGAAAGATTAGGTTTACTCCTGGAAGAAGAAGGAAGTGTTGATGTTGTCATTAATAATGCCGGTATCACACGTGATGGCGTGTTCAAAAAAATGACCGCTAAAAACTGGAAAGATGTGATTGATACAAATCTGAACAGTGTATTTAACGTAACTCAGCCATTATTTGGCGCCATGTGCGAAAAAGGATATGGCCGGGTGATTAATGTTTCGTCAGTGAATGGCCTGAAAGGCCAGTTCGGACAGACCAACTATTCTGCTGCTAAAGCTGGCATGATTGGCTTCAGCAAAGCTTTAGCCGCTGAAGGTGCCCGCTTTGGTGTGACAGTGAATGTGATTGCCCCTGGATACACAGCCACCCCAATGGTGGAAGAGATGAAACCTGAAGTCCTCGAATCCATCGTAGGACAAGTTCCTATGAAACGCCTTGCCAAACCCGAAGAGATAGCCCAGACAGTCAGCTTCTTAGTGAGCGATGGCGCCGCCTATATTACTGGTGCCACACTATCTGTTAACGGCGGACTATACATGAGCTAA
- a CDS encoding acetyl-CoA C-acetyltransferase — protein MEKVFIVAAKRTPVGSFGGSLKGVDAGHLGAKAIQGVLTAASLSPKNVDEVIVGNVVGAGQGMSVGRQASIFAGIPETTPAYSINMVCGSGMKAVMEGVSHIRSGDARVVVAAGVEVMSQIPFALPGGVRDGNKMGDMTLVDLLVHDGLTDVFNQYHMGCTAENIAKEYDISREEQDQFSLASQQKAVAAIEAGKFVDEIIPVDVKVKRDTVVFDTDEHPKATTSLELLSRLRPAFVKDGTVTAGNASGLNDGASAIIVASESAVKEYGLTPIVEIVSYAQAGVDPKVMGLGPVPAVTKALKRAEKKLDEMDLLELNEAFAAQALGVVKGLSREHAVPEEAILQKANVNGGAIALGHPLGASGNRILVTLIHELKRRGGEYGVASLCIGGGMGTAVIVKAVG, from the coding sequence ATGGAAAAAGTATTTATTGTTGCGGCAAAGCGGACGCCTGTCGGCTCATTTGGTGGCAGTCTGAAAGGTGTTGACGCTGGTCATCTGGGTGCAAAAGCAATTCAGGGAGTGTTAACAGCAGCTTCCCTTTCTCCCAAAAACGTTGATGAAGTGATTGTCGGTAATGTGGTTGGTGCCGGTCAGGGTATGAGTGTTGGCCGTCAGGCTTCTATTTTCGCCGGGATTCCCGAAACGACTCCGGCATACAGCATTAACATGGTTTGTGGCAGCGGTATGAAAGCTGTGATGGAAGGCGTCAGCCATATCCGTAGCGGTGATGCACGGGTTGTTGTCGCTGCCGGTGTTGAAGTTATGTCTCAAATTCCGTTTGCTTTGCCGGGCGGTGTTCGCGACGGCAATAAAATGGGCGATATGACTCTGGTTGATTTGCTGGTTCACGATGGACTAACCGATGTATTTAATCAGTACCACATGGGATGTACCGCAGAAAATATAGCCAAAGAATACGATATCTCTCGGGAGGAGCAAGACCAGTTTTCTCTTGCCAGTCAACAAAAAGCAGTTGCAGCGATTGAAGCCGGAAAATTTGTTGATGAAATCATCCCCGTTGATGTGAAAGTCAAACGAGACACGGTTGTATTTGATACGGATGAGCATCCTAAGGCCACTACTTCACTTGAACTCTTATCCCGCTTACGTCCGGCATTTGTCAAAGACGGAACGGTGACTGCCGGTAATGCATCCGGCCTGAATGACGGTGCAAGTGCAATTATTGTTGCGTCTGAAAGTGCCGTGAAAGAGTACGGTTTAACTCCGATTGTTGAAATCGTCAGTTATGCACAGGCTGGTGTTGATCCGAAAGTTATGGGGTTAGGTCCGGTTCCCGCAGTGACAAAAGCATTGAAACGGGCGGAGAAAAAATTAGATGAAATGGATCTGCTGGAATTGAATGAAGCATTCGCAGCTCAGGCATTAGGTGTTGTGAAAGGTTTATCGAGAGAGCATGCAGTTCCTGAAGAAGCAATTCTTCAAAAAGCGAATGTAAACGGTGGAGCGATCGCGCTTGGTCATCCACTTGGTGCATCAGGAAACCGCATATTGGTTACGCTTATCCATGAATTGAAACGGAGAGGTGGAGAATATGGGGTGGCGTCACTATGTATTGGCGGAGGAATGGGAACCGCCGTCATTGTGAAGGCCGTTGGCTAA
- a CDS encoding phasin family protein, with protein sequence MYTDFFKSFTDQTEKTLEPYFKFNKLLTKNVEVLTELQLNSMKTYSDIGLAQMKAASDVKDVATLTAFNTQQMSTLSKLSQQMVDDSNKLQAIAKEFKDDVEKLTSENLSTVTPA encoded by the coding sequence ATGTATACGGACTTCTTTAAATCATTTACTGATCAAACAGAAAAAACATTAGAACCATATTTCAAATTTAACAAATTGCTGACTAAAAACGTTGAAGTGTTAACTGAGCTTCAGTTGAACTCAATGAAAACGTACAGCGATATCGGACTTGCTCAGATGAAAGCAGCAAGTGATGTGAAAGACGTTGCGACACTGACGGCTTTCAACACTCAGCAGATGAGTACACTATCTAAGCTGTCACAACAAATGGTTGACGATAGCAATAAGCTTCAGGCAATTGCCAAAGAGTTTAAAGATGATGTTGAGAAACTAACTTCAGAAAACCTTTCAACAGTCACTCCTGCGTAA